ATTTACCGATGAGTGTGCTGCATGCGCTGCTTCCACTTTTGCGGGCTGATGCCGTACCAGCGAGTGAAGGCGCGGGAAAATGTGCTCAGATCGGCATAACCCAGCAGGCTTGCCAGTTGCGTAAGGTTGATCGACGAATCGCAGAGGTAGCGCGCGGCCATCGCCTGGCGCGTGTCGTCCAGCAGTTCCTGAAATCGCGTGCCTTGCGCCCGAAGATAGCGTTGCAAGGTGCGCGGGCTGATCATCATGTACACCGCCATGTCGCGAAGCGTGACCGGGCCATTGGCAAGTTCATTACGCAGCCGTTTTTGCACGTAAGACGGCAACTCTTGCAGCGTCACGCGCGCAAGCTCGTCAATGTGTTGCTGGGCCAATTGCTGACACCTGGTGTCTGTCGCTTCCAGAGGTATCGCCAGCAATGACTCATCAAAGACCCAGGCATTGAAGGGACTGTCAAAGCGCGGGGGGACACCCAGCAGCGCGCGATAGGCAATGCGGTTGGCCGGAGCACAGTGGCGCAAAATCAGAGCTCTCGGTTTCCAGGCGTGTCCCAGCAGTTCGCGGAGCAAGCAAGCGGCAATTCCCATCGCCAACTCCACCGTCTGACGTACCGAGACCAACGTTCCGTCAGTGACTTCGTACAAAAGCAGGGCACTGCCGGCCTGGCGTTCAAGGCGCACTAGCGCGCCGTCGCTATGTATATGGAAATAACGTGTCAGCAGATTCAGCGCCTCGCCCACATGGGCTGTACTGCGCATGGCGTACAGCAGGGTGCCGAGACTTTGCGTGCCCTGGCGCAAGCCAAACTGTAAGCCGAACAGGGGATTGTTCGAACGCACCGCACACAACTCGACCAAGGCGTTGAACTGCGCGCCGGATAGTTGAGCATTCAGCGGGTCTTCGGGCAGATGAACCTCAGCCAGCGCCGAATCCGGATCGATGCCCTGACTGACAGAGAACTCCTTGAACCCCAGCAGAGCAGTGCCACGGACAGTGGACATTATCTCGCCCCCCCGAATGAAGCACAGCCTTTGGCCTGAGGAGTACTGGCACGATTTGCAAAATCTCTGGCGCGATTTGCAAAGCTTTCACCCTTGTTCCGAGACCAGACTCGAACCACCAATAACAAAAGACCTGCGTTCGGCCCAAGGCCGGACGATGGAGGTATTCGATGCGTCGGTTCCTGTTCGTTTTCCTGGTGCTCGCGCTGATTTCGGGTGCGCTTTATTTTCAGCCTCGGCCCGCTAACCACACTGTTGTTCATCATACCAATCACCCACCGGTTGCCAGCATCAGCGATGCCTTCACGCATTTCTGAGGATTAAAGCGTTCTTTCCTGCACAGATGAGTGCTCGCGGAACTCGCCGCCAGACAGCGCTCCATGCAGGAACATCTGCTCGAGCGTTCGTGCCGAATCAGCATTGGCGGCACGCCCGCGCTGTTCGGCATCCACCAGGCCATAGACCAACGTGATGAACAGCTCGGTAAAAATCGCTGCGGTGATGTCGATGCGAAACAACCCTTTTTGCTGGCCTCTCAGGAAGAACCCATCCAGCGCCTCCAGGTAAAACTGCCAGCGTGTGTCACCCCGTTCAAAGTCAAGGAAGTCAGGGCGGTATTGCGCCATCAGAAAGGCCAGCAGTTCGCGATGGGCGAGATGCTTCCGGATCAATCGGCGTAGCGCGTCCAGCGGTTCCAGGTGCTGTAAACCGGCGCTGCGGATAATCAGATTGAGCGTGCCCTCGGCGTATTCCTCCAGTTGCTGCCCCAGGTTTTCCCGTGTTCCGCAGTAGCGGTGCAGGGTCGCCTTGCTCACGCCTGCCAATTGCGCCAACTCTTTCATCGTTGCCCGCGGTCGGTTGACGACCGCCACGGTCAGCGTCTTGAGCAGGTGTTCATCATGGGAAATCGGGTTCATCACCAAGCCTCAAGCGATGTTCATATAAGGTTCACATATTTCTCATATGAGACATATTTGACTCATTAGGGTTTAGAAAGTAGCATTCGCACCAAATTCAATCAAGCCTTGGGTGAGTTATGGGCAATTTGCGTGCAGTAAGGATGGCGGGCTCGCTGGCAGTAGCCATTGCGCTGGCAGGATGTGGGCCGGCGAATGAACAAGCGGGTGTGGCCGAAGTGGCGCGCCCGGTAGAAGTGCTGGCGGTGAAGACTGAGCCTTTGGCGCTGACTTCGGAGCTGCCGGGCAGGGTGGAACCCATGCGGGTCGCTGAAGTGCGCGCACGGGTGCCCGGCATCGTGATGCAAAAACGTTTTGAAGAGGGCGCTGACGTCAAAGCCGGGGACCTGCTGTTCCAGATCGACCCGGCGCCGCTCAAAGCGGCTTTATCGCGCGCCGAAGGTGAACTGGCCCGCACCCAGTCCGTTGCGCTTGAGGCACAGGCACGGGTCAAGCGCTATGAACCGCTAGTGAAGATCGAGGCGGTCAGCCAACAGGATTTCGACAGTGCCATGGCTGACCTGCGCAGTGCTCAGGCGGCAACCCGTTCGGCCCAGGCCGATCTGCAAAGCGCCCGGCTGAACCTCGGTTATGCCTCGGTGACTGCGCCGATTTCTGGCCGCGTCGGCCGTGCACTGGTAACCGAAGGTGCCCTGGTCGGTCAGGGGGACGCGACGTTGATGGCGCGGATTCAACAGCTTGATCCGGTGTATGTCGATTTCACCCAGTCGGCGGCCGATGCACTGCGTCTGCGCGAATCGCTCATGGGCGGAAAGCTCTCCGCCGACGACAACAAGGCGCTGTCGATTCGTGTCGAGGGCACACCCTACGAGCGCCAGGGTGCACTGATGTTTACCGATGTCGCGGTGGATCGTGGCACCGGCCAGGTATCGTTGCGCGGCAAGTTTGCCAATACCGACGGTGTCCTGTTGCCGGGCATGTTTGTGCGCGTGCGCACGCCACAAGGCACTGACAACCAGGCCATTCTCGTGCCGCAACGCTCGGTGCAACGCGGCAGCGATGGCGGCGCCCAGGTGATGGTGGTAGGCGCAGACGACCGGGTCGAGTCACGCAATGTGGTCACCGGTGCCATGCAGGGTTCGCGCTGGCAGATCAGTGAGGGATTGAAGGCGGGCGATCAGGTGATTGTCGGCGGACTTGCCGGCCTGCAACCGGGCGCCAAGGTCGCACCGGGCCAGTCTCACGCCCAGGCTCAGCTGCCTGAGTCGAAACAGTAAGGGCGCAGTCGCCGCGAGGATATTCCGATGTCTCAGTTTTTCATCAAGCGCCCGAACTTTGCCTGGGTGGTGGCGTTGTTCATCTCTCTGGCCGGTCTGCTGGTCATCCCGATGCTGCCGGTGGCGCAGTACCCCAATGTCGCGCCGCCGCAAATCAGGGTAACGGCTACCTATCCTGGTGCCTCGGCGAAAGTGTTGGTGGACTCGGTCACCAGCGTGATCGAGGAGTCGCTCAATGGCGCCAAGGACCTGCTTTATTTTGAGTCGACCAACAACTCCAACGGCATTGCCGAGATCGTGGTCACTTTCCAGCCAGGCACTGATCCGCAGCTGGCCCAGGTTGACGTGCAAAACCGCCTGAAAAAGGCTGAAG
The Pseudomonas sp. GR 6-02 genome window above contains:
- a CDS encoding AraC family transcriptional regulator, whose protein sequence is MMSTVRGTALLGFKEFSVSQGIDPDSALAEVHLPEDPLNAQLSGAQFNALVELCAVRSNNPLFGLQFGLRQGTQSLGTLLYAMRSTAHVGEALNLLTRYFHIHSDGALVRLERQAGSALLLYEVTDGTLVSVRQTVELAMGIAACLLRELLGHAWKPRALILRHCAPANRIAYRALLGVPPRFDSPFNAWVFDESLLAIPLEATDTRCQQLAQQHIDELARVTLQELPSYVQKRLRNELANGPVTLRDMAVYMMISPRTLQRYLRAQGTRFQELLDDTRQAMAARYLCDSSINLTQLASLLGYADLSTFSRAFTRWYGISPQKWKQRMQHTHR
- a CDS encoding TetR/AcrR family transcriptional regulator, whose amino-acid sequence is MNPISHDEHLLKTLTVAVVNRPRATMKELAQLAGVSKATLHRYCGTRENLGQQLEEYAEGTLNLIIRSAGLQHLEPLDALRRLIRKHLAHRELLAFLMAQYRPDFLDFERGDTRWQFYLEALDGFFLRGQQKGLFRIDITAAIFTELFITLVYGLVDAEQRGRAANADSARTLEQMFLHGALSGGEFREHSSVQERTL
- a CDS encoding MexC family multidrug efflux RND transporter periplasmic adaptor subunit, whose translation is MGNLRAVRMAGSLAVAIALAGCGPANEQAGVAEVARPVEVLAVKTEPLALTSELPGRVEPMRVAEVRARVPGIVMQKRFEEGADVKAGDLLFQIDPAPLKAALSRAEGELARTQSVALEAQARVKRYEPLVKIEAVSQQDFDSAMADLRSAQAATRSAQADLQSARLNLGYASVTAPISGRVGRALVTEGALVGQGDATLMARIQQLDPVYVDFTQSAADALRLRESLMGGKLSADDNKALSIRVEGTPYERQGALMFTDVAVDRGTGQVSLRGKFANTDGVLLPGMFVRVRTPQGTDNQAILVPQRSVQRGSDGGAQVMVVGADDRVESRNVVTGAMQGSRWQISEGLKAGDQVIVGGLAGLQPGAKVAPGQSHAQAQLPESKQ